From Chitinivorax sp. B:
CTTGCTTTTCTGCTTCTTATGGTTCCGGGCAACATTCCCCCGTTATCGTTATGACCAGATTATGCGCCTGGGTTGGAAGGTCTTCTTGCCTGTGACCATGGTATGGGTTGCCGTTGTCGGAGTTTGGATCATGAGTCCGCTCTCCTTGTGGAGTTAGTAGGTAGACACCGAATGAATAAGTTGACCAGTTTCTTCAAAACATTTTTGCTGTATGAGCTGGTGAAGGGTCTGATGCTGACGGGCCGCCACCTCTTTGAACGCAAGATCACCGTTCAGTTTCCTGAGGAGAAGACACCATTAAGTCCACGTTTCCGTGGCTTGCATGCATTACGTCGCTATCCAAATGGTGAGGAGCGTTGTATTGCATGTAAGTTGTGTGAGGCTGTGTGCCCTGCGATGGCGATCACTATCGAATCAGAGCAACGGGATGATGGCACACGACGCACAACACGCTATGACATCGATCTGACAAAGTGCATTTTCTGTGGCTTTTGTGAAGAATCCTGTCCCGTTGATTCGATTGTTGAAACACACATTTTCGAATATCACGGTGAAAAGCGTGGTGATTTGTTGTACACCAAGCCGATGTTGTTGGCTGTAGGCGACAAATACGAGGCTGAAATCGCGCAAGCGCGTGAAGCCGATGCGAAATATCGTTAAAACGCCCCATCATGGGTTTAGTGTCATAACAACAAGGTCTGGGTCATGACTTTTCAGACGCTCGTATTTTATTTTCTGGCGGCCATACTGGTTTTCTCGGCCGGTCGTGTCATTACGGCAAAAAATCCGGTACATGCGGCTTTATTTCTTGTGCTGGCATTTTTTAATGGTGCCGCGTTGTGGCTGTTGATACAGGCTGAGTTCCTCGGAATTACGCTGGTACTGGTTTACGTTGGTGCGGTAATGGTGTTGTTCTTGTTCGTGGTGATGATGCTTGACATCAATTTCGAGAAGTTACGTGGTGGCTTCTGGAAAAACTTGCCGCTTGCGGGCCTTGTAGCTGGTTTGATGGTTGTTGAAATGGTTGCAGTATTCAAGAGCCCTGTGAGTGGTTTGAGTACTGTTGCGCCTATACAGCCGCAGGCAGCTGATGTTAGCAACACTAAAATCATCGGCTTGACTTTATACCAGCAGTTTATTTATCCGTTTGAAATTGCGGCTATTATTTTGCTGGTCGCCATTGTGGCAGCAATTGCGCTGACTTTACGTGGCCGCAAAGATGCAAAAGCACAAAATCCAGGTGAACAGGCAAAAGTTAAGAGTTCTGATCGCGTTCGGGTAATTAAAATGGCTCCAGTCATCGAACAGCCTGCTGTTACCGATGAACAGAAAGCTGCCGAATAACGGCAACAAGGCCAATTAATCAGGGATTCAATAACGTGTTAACGCTGACTCACTATCTTGTCCTTGGCGCTATTTTGTTCGCAATCAGTATCTTGGGCATTTTCCTGAATCGAAAAAATATCATTGTATTACTAATGGCAATTGAGCTGATGCTGCTTGCCGTCAATATGAACTTCGTTGCTTTTGCGAGGTTCATGGGTGATACCGCAGGTGAGATTTTCGTGTTCTTCATTTTGACTGTTGCTGCAGCCGAGGCTGCGATCGGTTTGGCGATATTGGTTGTGCTGTTCCGCAACCTGAGCACAATTAATGTTGAAGATATCGATAAGCTGAAGGGCTGATATTTTTATCTTTGGCCTCCTCTAATAAACAGAAAACGACGCTTCATCATGACTGATATGAAAACGCTCTACCTGATGATTCCGCTGGCGCCTTTGGCCGGTGCGATTCTGGCAGGCCTGTTTGGCCGTTTTATTGGCCGTGCGGGTGCGCATTGGGCGACCATTCTTGGCGTTGCTGCCGCGTTCGCCGGTTCTGCCTATACGCTGAATTATTTGCTGCAGGGGGGCCAGCCGTTCAATGGGCAGGTTTATTCCTGGTTGACGATTAATGGCATTGACCTGTCAGTTGGTTTCCTCGTGGACAACCTGACTGCCATGATGATGTGCGTGGTCACATTTGTATCACTGATGGTCCATATCTACACCATTGGCTATATGCACGATGACCCTGGCTATCAGCGTTTCTTCAGCTATATCTCGCTGTTCACATTCTCGATGCTGATGCTGGTTATGTCGAACAACTTTGTGCAGTTGTTCTTTGGCTGGGAAGCTGTAGGTTTGGTGTCCTATTTGCTGATTGGTTTCTGGTTCAAACGGCCGACAGCTATTTTCGCTAACCTGAAAGCATTTCTGGTAAACCGTGTTGGCGACTTTGGCTTTGTTTTAGGGATTGGTCTGGTGTTTGCCCATACTGGATCCATGGACTATCAGACTGTGTTCCAAGCAGCACCGGCACTGGTTGGTAAAACTATCAATTTGATTGGCGACATTCAGTGGCCTTTGTTGGCTGTGACTTGTATCTTACTGTTTGTCGGTGCGATGGGTAAATCGGCCCAATTCCCGTTGCATGTTTGGCTGCCAGATTCAATGGAAGGCCCGACCCCGATTTCAGCGCTGATTCACGCTGCAACCATGGTGACCGCAGGTATTTTCATGGTGGCGCGGATGTCGCCATTGTATGAATTGTCTGACGCTGCATTGTCGTTTATTACTGTAATTGGTGCGATTACCGCGCTCTTTATGGGTTTTCTAGGGATTATCCAGAACGACATCAAGCGTGTGGTGGCATATTCGACCTTGTCCCAATTGGGGTATATGACGGTTGCACTTGGTGTGTCGGCGTATTCAGTCGCTGTCTTCCATTTGATGACTCACGCGTTCTTTAAGGCGCTGTTGTTCTTGGCGGCTGGTTCCGTAATCATTGGTATGCACCATGATCAAGACATTCGGAATATGGGTGGTCTGCGCAAATACATGCCAATCACTTGGTTGACTTCTTTAGTTGGTTCGCTTGCACTGATTGGTACGCCTTTCCTGTCGGGCTTCTATTCAAAAGATTCAATTATCGAAGCCGTGAAGGAATCGCACATTGCAGGTAGTGGTTTTGCTTACTTTGCGGTTGTTGCCGGTGTCTTCGTGACAGCCTTCTACTCGTTTCGGATGTATTTCTTGGTCTTCCATGGTGAAGAGCGATTTGGTAAGGCTGCCCATCACGATGACGATCATCATGATGATGACCACCATCATGGCTTGGCTCCGGGTGAGAAGCCGCACGAAACGCCTTGGGTTGTTACGTTGCCATTGGTGTTGCTGGCGATCCCTTCGGTTCTGGTTGGCTTCTTTGCAATCGAACCGATGTTGTTTGGCGATTTCTTCAAAGGCGTGATCTTTGTTTCTGATCACCACCATGTAATGGCTGAATTGAAGGAAGCTTTCCGCGGTGCCGGTGCGATGGGTGTACATGCATTGCAGACGTTGCCTTTCTGGCTAGCTGCTGCTGGGGTAGGTTCCTCCTGGTTCCTGTACATGAAGCGTCCTGATATTCCAGAGATGATCAAGAACAAGTGTGCATTGATCTATCGTGTGCTGGAAAACAAGTACTACATGGACGACTTGTACTTCAACGTATTTGCTAAAGGTAGTCGTCTGCTGGGTACTGGGCTTTGGAAGGTGGGCGATGTTGCGATTATCGATGGCTTGTTTGTAAACGGCTCTGCGAAAGTGGTTGGTTGGATTGCTACGCTGACACGTCGCTTGCAGTCTGGCTACATCTATCACTACGCTTTTGCGATGATCATTGGTGCATTGTTGTTGTTGCACCTCGTCGTTAAAGGCCTGATTGGTTGAGAAATTCAATACACCTGCAGAGAAACGAGAATAGGTAAGTCATGAGTGAACATTTGCTGAGTCTAGCCATCTGGACGCCCATTCTGGCTGGTGTGCTGGTGTTGGCGACAGGTAGTGATCGCAATGCCGGGCTGGCGCGTTGGATAGCGCTATTGGGGGCATTGGCTGGTTTTGTGGTGTCGTTGCCACTGTACACGGGATTTCAATCCTTGCATGGTGGTATGCAGTTTGAGGAATTGAAGCCTTGGATTGATCGATTCAACATCAATTATCACTTGGGTGTTGATGGCATTTCCATGCTGTTTGTAGTGTTGAACAGCTTCACTACACTATTGGTAGTGGTCGCTGGCTGGGAAGTCATCGAACGCCGTGTAGCACAATATTTTGCTGCATTCCTGATCATGTCCGGGTTGATCAACGGCACATTTGCAGCGCTGGATGCAGTGCTGTTCTATGTGTTCTTTGAGGCCATGTTGATCCCGATGTACCTGGTGATCGGTGTGTGGGGGGGGCCGCGCCGTGTTTACGCTGCAGTTAAGTTCTTCTTGTACACCTTGCTGGGTTCGTTACTGATGCTGGTAGCCTTTGTCTACCTGTATATTCAGTCAGGCCACAGCTTCAATATCATGGATTACCATGCGCTGCGCTTGCCGCTTGATGTCCAAAAGTGGCTGTTCTTTGCGTTCTTCATGTCGTTTGCCGTGAAGGTTCCAATGTGGCCAGTTCACACTTGGTTGCCGGACGCACACGTTGAGGCCCCTACAGGTGGTTCAATGGTATTGGCTGCGATTACGCTGAAGATTGGTGCGTATGGCTTCCTGCGGTTCAGCCTACCGATTGCTCCTGATGCAGCACATGCTGTGTCCGGTATCATGATCTTCTTGTCGTTGGTTGGTGTTGTCTATATTGGCTTGGTTGCGCTAATCCAGTCTGACATGAAGAAGCTGGTTGCATATTCGTCAATTTCGCACATGGGCTTTGTGACTCTTGGCTTATTTATGTTTGCGGGCGGTTATCTGACGAACGAAGGTGTTGAAGGTGCCTTGATCCAAATGCTGTCGCATGGCTTTGTTTCTGCTGCCATGTTTGCTTGTATTGGTGTGATGTATGACCGCATGCATAGTCGCCAGATTGCTGACTATGGTGGTGTTGTAAATACTATGCCCAAGTTCGCAGCATTTATGATGTTATTTGCTATGGCAAATGCTGGTTTACCTGCAACGTCTGGCTTTGTGGGCGAGTTCTTGGTGATCATGGGTGCGGTTAAGACCAATTTCTGGTATGCATTCCTGGCTTCAACCACACTGATCTTTGGTGCTGCTTATACCCTGTGGATGTATAAACGTGTCATTTTTGGTGATGTTGCGAACGAGCATGTCGCACAATTGAAAGATATCAATACTCGTGAGTTTGTCCTGCTAGGCATATTGGCAATCACCGTACTAGGCATGGGTCTGTATCCTGAAATGTTTATTTCTAAGATGCACATGTCTGTGAATGACCTGATCGCACATGTCGCTCGTAGCAAAATCTAGAGACAGGCAAGTTTGAGGGAAGGCGCGTAATGAATTTCGCTGGTATGAACTTGATCGCCGCAGCACCAGAAGTATTCCTGTTGTGTGCACTTGCCGTGATCTTGATGGTAGATGTGTTGGTCAAGGATGAATCGTCACAGGTTGTGTTCGGTTTGTCGTTGCTGACGCTTTTGGGTTGTGCTTACTTCACAGTGAGCACCATGTCGCCTGATATTGGCTACGCCTTCAACAATATGTTCGTTGATGATGCCATGTCAGATTGGCTGAAGCTGGCAACCTATGTCAGTGTTGGCTCGATGTTTATCTATTCGCGTCATTATTTACAACAACGTGGTCTTTTTAAGGGTGAGTTTTTTTCTTTGTCCCTATTTGCAATGTTGGGGATGATGGTCATGATGTCCGCCAACAATCTGTTGGTGTTGTACCTCGGCCTGGAACTGCTGTCGTTGAGCTTGTATGCCTTGGTTGCATTACAACGCGATTCTGCGATTAGCACTGAGGCAGCATTGAAGTTCTTCGTTCTGGGGGCTTTGGCGTCCGGTATGCTGCTGTATGGTATGTCCATGGTTTACGGTGCTACTGGTAGTTTGGATCTTCAGATTGTTGCAAGCAAGATTGCCAGTGGGGATGCTCGCCAAGGTTTGTTGGCTTTAGGGGTTGTCTTTATTGTTGCTGGCCTAGCATTTAAGCTCGGTGCCGTACCTTTCCATATGTGGGTACCTGACGTATATCAGGGTGCTCCTACTGCGATTACCATGTTCATCGGTTCTGCGCCAAAGTTGGCAGCATTTGTATTTGTTATTCGCCTACTGGTTATAGCGCTGAGCGGGTTGGTAAAAGATTGGCAGCCGATGTTGATGATATTGGCTGTTGCTTCATTGGCGGTTGGTAATTTAACTGCAATTGTGCAAACAAGTATCAAGCGGATGTTGGCTTACTCAACCATTTCCCATATGGGTTTCCTGTTGTTGGGTATTCTTTCAGGAAACGTAACTGGTTACGCTGCCTCCATGTTCTACGCACTGGCTTATGTACTAATGACGTTGGGTGCATTTGGTATCTTGTTGTTATTGTCTGGTAAGGATGACGATGCTGATAGTCTTGATACCTTTAAAGGTTTGGCTGACCGTAGCAAATGGTATGCCTTCCTGATGTTGTTGTTGATGGTATCAATGGCAGGTATTCCAGGTACAATCGGTTTTTGGGCCAAGTTACAGGTAATCCAGGCGGTTGTTGACATCAAGGCATATTGGTTGGCAATTGTTGCAGTCATGTTCTCATTGGTAGGTGCTTTCTATTATCTGCGCATCATCAAGTTGATGTTTTTTGATGCCGCGGAGAGAGATAATCCCTTGCAGGGAACGGGCGATTCACATGTATTGTTATCTTTCAATGGAGCATTGATTCTGATCCTCGGCATAATGCCCAACGGATTGATGTCGATTTGCATTGAAGCAATCAAGCACAGTGTGAAACTGTCGTGATTTATGGTGTGAGTACGATTCTATTGGCGGCCCTGATGGTCGCCAATTTACCTTTTATATCGAATCGTTTGTTTTTTGTATTTCAATGTAACGGGAAAAAAGGATTGCAGTGGCGATTGCTTGAGCTACTGATTCTATATTTTCTATTAGGTGCGGTATCAATATTGATTGAACGTCAGTTTGGCCCCGTACAAGCGCAAAAGTGGCAATTCTATGCTTCGACAGCAGCTGTCTTTATCGTGATGGCTGCGCCAGGATTTATATTTCGTTATTTGTGGCGAAAACCTGGCATATAGAAAATAGCAATGAGTGTTGCGAAAGGGGAAAAGATTCCCTATAATGCGTAGCTCTTTAGGCGCGTAGCTCAGCTGGTTAGAGCACCACCTTGACATGGTGGGGGTCGTTGGTTCGAGTCCAATCGCGCCTACCACGACATAGAACAAGTTAGCATTCGTTGAATAGAAATGGCTATGTTAACTTGTATAAAAAGTGCAGCCTAGCTGCACTTTTTTTTTGTTCGCTGATTTATAGTACCCAATTTACCTGTAACGAGTTAGAAGGGCCAAACAATGCCTATCGT
This genomic window contains:
- a CDS encoding DUF2818 family protein encodes the protein MSTILLAALMVANLPFISNRLFFVFQCNGKKGLQWRLLELLILYFLLGAVSILIERQFGPVQAQKWQFYASTAAVFIVMAAPGFIFRYLWRKPGI
- the nuoK gene encoding NADH-quinone oxidoreductase subunit NuoK: MLTLTHYLVLGAILFAISILGIFLNRKNIIVLLMAIELMLLAVNMNFVAFARFMGDTAGEIFVFFILTVAAAEAAIGLAILVVLFRNLSTINVEDIDKLKG
- the nuoI gene encoding NADH-quinone oxidoreductase subunit NuoI, with product MNKLTSFFKTFLLYELVKGLMLTGRHLFERKITVQFPEEKTPLSPRFRGLHALRRYPNGEERCIACKLCEAVCPAMAITIESEQRDDGTRRTTRYDIDLTKCIFCGFCEESCPVDSIVETHIFEYHGEKRGDLLYTKPMLLAVGDKYEAEIAQAREADAKYR
- a CDS encoding NADH-quinone oxidoreductase subunit M, producing MSEHLLSLAIWTPILAGVLVLATGSDRNAGLARWIALLGALAGFVVSLPLYTGFQSLHGGMQFEELKPWIDRFNINYHLGVDGISMLFVVLNSFTTLLVVVAGWEVIERRVAQYFAAFLIMSGLINGTFAALDAVLFYVFFEAMLIPMYLVIGVWGGPRRVYAAVKFFLYTLLGSLLMLVAFVYLYIQSGHSFNIMDYHALRLPLDVQKWLFFAFFMSFAVKVPMWPVHTWLPDAHVEAPTGGSMVLAAITLKIGAYGFLRFSLPIAPDAAHAVSGIMIFLSLVGVVYIGLVALIQSDMKKLVAYSSISHMGFVTLGLFMFAGGYLTNEGVEGALIQMLSHGFVSAAMFACIGVMYDRMHSRQIADYGGVVNTMPKFAAFMMLFAMANAGLPATSGFVGEFLVIMGAVKTNFWYAFLASTTLIFGAAYTLWMYKRVIFGDVANEHVAQLKDINTREFVLLGILAITVLGMGLYPEMFISKMHMSVNDLIAHVARSKI
- a CDS encoding NADH-quinone oxidoreductase subunit J: MTFQTLVFYFLAAILVFSAGRVITAKNPVHAALFLVLAFFNGAALWLLIQAEFLGITLVLVYVGAVMVLFLFVVMMLDINFEKLRGGFWKNLPLAGLVAGLMVVEMVAVFKSPVSGLSTVAPIQPQAADVSNTKIIGLTLYQQFIYPFEIAAIILLVAIVAAIALTLRGRKDAKAQNPGEQAKVKSSDRVRVIKMAPVIEQPAVTDEQKAAE
- the nuoN gene encoding NADH-quinone oxidoreductase subunit NuoN, whose protein sequence is MNFAGMNLIAAAPEVFLLCALAVILMVDVLVKDESSQVVFGLSLLTLLGCAYFTVSTMSPDIGYAFNNMFVDDAMSDWLKLATYVSVGSMFIYSRHYLQQRGLFKGEFFSLSLFAMLGMMVMMSANNLLVLYLGLELLSLSLYALVALQRDSAISTEAALKFFVLGALASGMLLYGMSMVYGATGSLDLQIVASKIASGDARQGLLALGVVFIVAGLAFKLGAVPFHMWVPDVYQGAPTAITMFIGSAPKLAAFVFVIRLLVIALSGLVKDWQPMLMILAVASLAVGNLTAIVQTSIKRMLAYSTISHMGFLLLGILSGNVTGYAASMFYALAYVLMTLGAFGILLLLSGKDDDADSLDTFKGLADRSKWYAFLMLLLMVSMAGIPGTIGFWAKLQVIQAVVDIKAYWLAIVAVMFSLVGAFYYLRIIKLMFFDAAERDNPLQGTGDSHVLLSFNGALILILGIMPNGLMSICIEAIKHSVKLS
- the nuoL gene encoding NADH-quinone oxidoreductase subunit L, which codes for MTDMKTLYLMIPLAPLAGAILAGLFGRFIGRAGAHWATILGVAAAFAGSAYTLNYLLQGGQPFNGQVYSWLTINGIDLSVGFLVDNLTAMMMCVVTFVSLMVHIYTIGYMHDDPGYQRFFSYISLFTFSMLMLVMSNNFVQLFFGWEAVGLVSYLLIGFWFKRPTAIFANLKAFLVNRVGDFGFVLGIGLVFAHTGSMDYQTVFQAAPALVGKTINLIGDIQWPLLAVTCILLFVGAMGKSAQFPLHVWLPDSMEGPTPISALIHAATMVTAGIFMVARMSPLYELSDAALSFITVIGAITALFMGFLGIIQNDIKRVVAYSTLSQLGYMTVALGVSAYSVAVFHLMTHAFFKALLFLAAGSVIIGMHHDQDIRNMGGLRKYMPITWLTSLVGSLALIGTPFLSGFYSKDSIIEAVKESHIAGSGFAYFAVVAGVFVTAFYSFRMYFLVFHGEERFGKAAHHDDDHHDDDHHHGLAPGEKPHETPWVVTLPLVLLAIPSVLVGFFAIEPMLFGDFFKGVIFVSDHHHVMAELKEAFRGAGAMGVHALQTLPFWLAAAGVGSSWFLYMKRPDIPEMIKNKCALIYRVLENKYYMDDLYFNVFAKGSRLLGTGLWKVGDVAIIDGLFVNGSAKVVGWIATLTRRLQSGYIYHYAFAMIIGALLLLHLVVKGLIG